A region from the Stygiolobus caldivivus genome encodes:
- a CDS encoding NRAMP family divalent metal transporter gives MGRKSITTSRNLINMIKFFGPAWLVMMADMDASSTIGAMETGITYGYKLVWFLLLLAIPLYIIQEVSGRIGVVTGKGLGELVRENFSKTISMAIAMPMFLTDVVTYIIEYIGVGIGLAILGIPLILGVPLAFILHLLIVYNRKYTITERILLIISSTLIIGFASTLLIRGVIPSCPLFYFEPTPNFLFFLAANAGAVIMPFMLFFQASATAEKLSFLGKFEKEEAIRAMKVETLVGSIVTEVLMVIVEMASTGISSNVDIYSPSKLAYAFAAIAGPFSPYLFGLGLIGAAFLALVVISLGSSWGTAEALGIPRNRSFSLYLIESIPAVIITLLIPRDMLGNVVLNLLSLFVIILIGPAIVMGILVNNSKIMGIYKNSLIQNLLYWTSVVLIFALGVISIFS, from the coding sequence GGGATAACCTACGGCTATAAACTAGTGTGGTTCCTGCTTTTACTTGCAATACCTCTCTACATTATCCAAGAGGTATCAGGAAGAATAGGCGTAGTTACTGGAAAAGGACTGGGTGAATTAGTGAGGGAAAACTTTAGCAAAACCATATCGATGGCTATCGCGATGCCTATGTTCCTGACTGACGTAGTTACGTATATAATCGAATATATAGGAGTAGGGATAGGGTTGGCTATCTTAGGAATACCGTTAATCTTAGGCGTGCCTTTGGCCTTTATTTTGCACCTCTTAATTGTTTACAATAGAAAGTACACGATAACTGAGAGGATACTTCTTATCATCTCATCTACCTTAATCATAGGTTTTGCTTCCACTTTGCTGATCAGGGGGGTGATCCCGTCCTGTCCATTATTCTATTTTGAGCCAACCCCAAACTTTCTCTTCTTTCTTGCTGCCAATGCAGGTGCTGTGATAATGCCTTTTATGCTATTTTTTCAAGCATCTGCCACAGCCGAGAAACTGTCCTTCCTAGGAAAATTCGAAAAAGAGGAAGCTATCAGGGCTATGAAGGTGGAAACTTTGGTAGGCAGTATAGTAACTGAAGTATTAATGGTGATAGTAGAAATGGCTTCAACCGGGATATCTAGCAATGTTGACATTTACTCACCTTCAAAGCTAGCATACGCTTTCGCTGCTATAGCAGGGCCTTTTTCTCCTTACTTATTTGGCTTGGGATTAATAGGTGCAGCTTTTCTAGCTCTGGTAGTCATATCTCTTGGGAGTTCATGGGGCACAGCAGAAGCACTGGGAATTCCAAGAAACAGATCTTTTAGCCTATATTTAATTGAAAGTATCCCAGCTGTAATAATAACTCTTCTCATCCCAAGGGATATGTTAGGAAACGTAGTCCTTAACCTTTTATCTCTTTTCGTTATAATTTTGATAGGCCCCGCTATAGTTATGGGAATTTTAGTAAATAATTCGAAGATCATGGGTATATATAAAAACTCGTTAATACAGAATTTACTATATTGGACAAGTGTAGTTTTAATATTTGCTTTAGGGGTAATTTCTATTTTCTCGTAA
- a CDS encoding sugar porter family MFS transporter, with protein MAGGNYNSIEEVLRVLDSKKVNRFYWIITILAAIGGFLFGYDTAVIGTVAPLTPYHYSGLLYGYEVASASLGAAIGALIAYFYTDRYGRKSLLIIDAGIYTGAAILSALTINGLMLLIMRTIIGIAIGADSAVATAYITEYAPKDKRGTLAIMQQWMITIGILGSYLIGSFVLFISPSLAYTIDWRLLLGLAAIPAVVGLLFRFLMPESPRWMIYNGKFERLKKDLMKFGMEISDSDLKNIRNELINEKKETYRLSKATKKALLIVGLWLVFQQITGINVPFYYGPTVLSKLHIFGTTSNPVYSIIESVLESTVLAAINVAATYIAFRYIDRIGRRTLGISAYIGMLISDLIGGISVLTNFLFGVLIAFAGFIIFFAYGVGGTGWLIQAEYFDTRVRGRMAAIGAIIDWLANFALIEVFPVMLSTIGLSGSMFVFSALDVIALAFVILFLPETKGMSLEEVVRMFETVPLGKLRHGKEIIAKENKEVKAK; from the coding sequence ATGGCAGGCGGAAATTATAATTCAATAGAAGAAGTTTTAAGAGTGCTAGACAGTAAAAAGGTTAATAGATTCTACTGGATAATAACGATTTTAGCTGCAATTGGCGGCTTCCTCTTTGGGTATGATACCGCTGTAATCGGTACAGTGGCCCCCTTAACTCCTTATCATTATTCTGGGCTCTTATACGGTTATGAAGTAGCTAGTGCATCTTTAGGAGCAGCGATAGGTGCTCTAATAGCTTATTTTTATACAGACCGATACGGAAGGAAGTCACTTTTGATTATAGACGCCGGAATTTATACTGGAGCTGCTATTCTATCTGCACTAACCATAAATGGGCTAATGCTCCTTATAATGAGGACTATAATAGGAATAGCAATAGGTGCAGATTCTGCAGTAGCTACTGCTTATATAACAGAATATGCTCCAAAAGACAAACGAGGAACATTAGCTATTATGCAGCAGTGGATGATTACTATAGGTATATTGGGCTCATATCTTATAGGGTCTTTTGTTCTGTTCATATCTCCCTCCTTGGCATATACAATTGACTGGAGGTTATTACTAGGTCTAGCAGCTATACCTGCAGTAGTAGGCCTGTTATTTAGATTTTTAATGCCAGAATCACCCCGGTGGATGATATATAATGGAAAATTTGAAAGATTGAAAAAAGATCTCATGAAGTTTGGGATGGAAATTTCTGACTCAGATTTAAAGAATATTAGAAATGAACTTATAAACGAGAAAAAAGAAACTTATAGGTTATCTAAAGCCACTAAAAAAGCATTATTAATAGTGGGTTTATGGCTAGTATTTCAACAAATAACTGGGATAAATGTTCCTTTCTACTACGGGCCTACAGTATTATCTAAGTTGCATATTTTCGGTACTACTTCAAACCCTGTTTACAGTATCATTGAATCAGTATTGGAGTCTACCGTATTAGCTGCTATAAATGTAGCTGCTACATATATTGCGTTCCGATATATAGATAGAATAGGGAGAAGAACATTAGGCATATCTGCATATATAGGAATGTTAATATCTGATTTAATTGGTGGGATTTCCGTCCTTACCAACTTCTTGTTTGGTGTATTAATAGCATTTGCAGGATTCATAATATTCTTCGCTTATGGAGTAGGCGGTACGGGTTGGTTGATCCAGGCTGAATATTTTGATACGAGAGTAAGAGGAAGAATGGCTGCTATAGGTGCTATAATAGATTGGCTGGCCAATTTTGCCCTTATAGAGGTTTTCCCAGTAATGTTATCAACGATAGGCTTATCCGGAAGTATGTTCGTATTTTCAGCACTAGATGTTATAGCTCTAGCGTTTGTTATTTTATTCTTACCCGAGACAAAAGGTATGTCCTTAGAGGAAGTAGTAAGGATGTTTGAAACAGTACCCTTAGGCAAGCTTAGGCATGGTAAAGAAATTATAGCTAAAGAGAATAAGGAGGTAAAAGCTAAGTAA